A region of Jaculus jaculus isolate mJacJac1 chromosome 20, mJacJac1.mat.Y.cur, whole genome shotgun sequence DNA encodes the following proteins:
- the LOC123456297 gene encoding basic salivary proline-rich protein 2-like, whose amino-acid sequence MPAPGDGLESQPSGGCDAPPRALPWVPSSEPVLGTQKPGVRLLARQPPALASHPDPHPRDRSSIVFKAGIPESRVPGLRDPPPSDPQAHPPFPPSRAPTPRPRAGPRSPEPAAGRAPRSPPSGRASRGGSWARGRPPGAVQPAAPPRRQGRPSAPAAPRRARLRRSSRLCNVSSRGGGGGDASGGGPGSAVAASATPRSTAQPGPRPERVCGRLPGAPVRDSEPARPRPRTKDSGHRRPRAACAQGPARGGQRRRGSCTRPRPPARPEPESEPERVGPERTRPRTAASGRPRSPPARA is encoded by the exons ATGCCCGCGCCAGGGGATGGCCTGGAGTCCCAGCCCTCAGGTGGGTGCGACGCGCCTCCGCGAGCTCTGCCGTGGGTCCCTTCCTCAGAACCCGTCTTGGGGACGCAGAAGCCAGGGGTCCGTCTCTTGGCTCGACAGCCGCCTGCTCTGGCATCCCACCCCGACCCTCACCCCAGGGACCGATCCTCGATCGTCTTTAAAG CGGGGATCCCGGAGAGTAGGGTGCCGGGCCTCCGAGACCCTCCTCCGTCGGACCCGCAGGCgcaccctcccttccctccttcccggGCGCCCACCCCGCGGCCTCGAGCAGGCCCCCGCAGCCCCGAGCCCGCAGCGGGGCGCGCACCGCGGTCTCCCCCCAGCGGCCGCGCGAGTCGCGGCGGGAGCTGGGCGCGGGGGCGGCCGCCCGGCGCCGTGCAAcccgcggccccgccccgccgGCAGGGCCGCCCCTCCGcgcccgccgcgccgcgccgcgctcgGCTCAGACGGAGCAGCCGCCTCTGCAATGTCAGcagccgcggcggcggcggcggggacgCGAGCGGCGGCGGCCCGGGCTCCGCGGTAGCCGCCAGCGCAACGCCGCGCAGCACCGCACAGCCCGGCCCGCGCCCCGAGCGAGTCTGCGGCCGCCTCCCGGGCGCCCCGGTGCGGGACTCGGAGCCCGCCCGGCCGCGGCCGCGTACAAAGGACAGCGGACACCGGCGTCCGCGGGCTGCGTGCGCCCAGGGACCGGCTCGGGGCGGCCAGCGGCGCCGCGGATCCTGCACgcgcccccgcccgcccgcccgcccggagCCGGAATCGGAGCCGGAGCGGGTCGGGCCGGAGCGGACCCGTCCTCGGACCGCCGCAAGCGGCCGCCCGCGGAGCCCGCCGGCGCGCGCCTAA